The genomic DNA GGACTTGAAGGGCTTGAAACGGTCATACGCCGTGCCCAGTCACAGAAAATCCGAGTGGTTCTTTCCGGTGTTCACCCGCAGATAATGCAGATAATGGATCGGCTTGGAACGACAGAACTGGTTGGAGCCGAAAACATCTTCCCGGACTTTTCCACAGCGGTCCGCAAGACGCTTGTTCGCATGCCCGACCTTGATAAAAAACCGGAAACGACAGGCAAACCGGCGCATGCGCTGTAAACCTCTTCACCAAAAGGACCATCAGGCAAACGCGTAAAGACAGGGCATGCCGGAGACATTTCCGGCATGCCCTCCTTTTTTCCCTCCATCTCCGGCGTAACGGCGGGTGCGGGCCAAACGCCTTTTTCTCATAAACTGAACAAAAACTGTCACGAATTTTGTAATATCCGTGACTGTTTATATATTCTTTACAAATTTTTCCGTGTGTGCATAATACTGAGTTAAAACCATGACGATGCAAGGTAATGAAAATCTTCATCCAATCATGAAAAGACCAATCGGGCACACATTCAAACAAACGCATTTCACTTGGTACCATTATGGATTTAATCTGGCTTGATTTCTCGAACACAGCCTTTACGAGCCCACTGCTGCTGACTCTCAAGGTTGCCGGGTTGGCAACACTGTGGGCACTGGTGCTCGGTGTGTCTGCGGCCTATGTGCTCGCCCGATGGGAATTTCCCGGAAGAGACTTTCTGGACGCCATCTTCACTCTGCCCATGGTCATGCCGCCCACGGTGCTCGGCTATTACCTATTGGTATTTATCGGGCGCAGAGGGATTCTCGGAAGCTGGTTGCAGGAACACTGCAACATTACCCTCATGTTCACATGGCAAGGTGCCGTCATCGCCGCCACGGTGGTCGCCTTTCCATTGGTCTTCAAATCCGCTCGCGCTGCTCTTGAGGGAGTCGGCGCACAATATGAAAACGCGGCCCGCACTCTCGGACAGGGTGAGCTGGCCGTGTTCCTGCGAGTCTCACTCCCTCTGGCCTTCAGAGGTGTGTTATCCGGCGGGATGCTCGCCTTTGCGCGGGCCATGGGAGAATTCGGAGCCACCCTTATGGTGGCGGGCAACCTTCCGGGCAGGACCCAGACCCTTTCGCTGGCCGTCTATTCCGCGGTTCAGGCCGGAAACGACGCACTGGCCAACACGCTGGTGCTGGTCATCAGCATAGTCTGTGTGCTTATTCTCATGACAACAAGCAAATTATTAAAACCACCATGTTAAATACCATTTAAGGAGCCATCAATGAAACGCGCTACCATTCTAACCTCTATTGTTTTCTCCTGCCTTCTTGTCGCAGGGGCCGTCACCAACGCTCTGGCGCAGGAACTGATCGTTTCAGCCGCCGCCAGCCTGACCGACGCATTCAGCGACATTGAACCCGCTTTCGAGAAAGCGCATCCCGGTGTGGACATCATCATGAACTTCGCATCATCCGGCGCTCTGTACCGCCAGATTGAGCAGGGGGCACCCGCCGACGTATATGCCTCGGCCAATCCCAAATGGATGAACAAGGCCATTGCCAAAGGCTTCATCGAAAATACCGACGCCCATATTTTTGCCCACAACTCGCTGGTGCTGACGACTCCCGAAGACAACCCGGCAGGCATCAAAACGCTGAACGACCTCACCGGAAGCAAGGTCACCTCCATCGGTATCGGCACCCCCGAAACCGTTCCCGCAGGGCAATACGCCAAAGGCGCGCTCACGGCCAAAAACCTCTACAAGAAACTGACGCCCAAAATGATCTTCGGCGAATCCGTCCGTCAGGTGCTGGACTATCTGTCCCGCGGTGAAATCGACTGTGGTTTCGTTTACCGCACCGACGCAGTCAAGGCGGGCAAGCACGTCCTCATCATCGAAGAAATTCCTCTCAAAAAACCGGTTACCTACCCCATAGCCGTGCTCAAGCAGTCCACCACGCCGGACATGGCCAAGGCATTCGTGGAATTTGTCCGCAGTGAGGCAGGCATCGCCCTGCTTGAAGCACGCGGCTTCACCCGGCCATAATTCCAGTTCACACATTCATGAAATTCGAACTTGATATCACGAAACGCATGTGCAGCGGAGGAGAAGAATTTCTCCTCCGCTCGCAGTTTTCTTCGACAGACCGCGCTCTGGTTCTGTTCGGCCCGTCCGGCTCAGGCAAGACCCTCACCCTCCGAGCCATAGCAGGCATGCTTACCCCGGATGAAGGATATATACGTGTCAACGGCGATGTGGTCTTCGATTCAAGCGCAGGCATAAACATCCCCACCCGGCATCGCAAAGTCGGCTACCTGTTTCAGGACTATGCCCTGTTCCCGCATCTGACCGTGCAGGAAAACATCGCCTTCGGCCTGAAACCGCTCTTTGGTCGAATCGGACGAAAGGAGTTCCGCCGCGTAGAGGAACTGATAGAAATATTCGGTCTGGGAAAAGTCACCGGGCAAAAACCAATCGCCCTGTCCGGCGGACAACAGCAGCGGACGGCACTGGCCCGCGCACTGGCGACCTCTCCCAAGATTCTCCTGCTGGACGAACCGTTCAGCGCTCTGGACCAGCCCCTACGCATACGCATGCGTAAGGAACTTGCCAGAATTCTGGAAGCTTTCGACATCCCCATGATCATGGTCACCCACGATTCCGACGAAGTCGAATCGTTTGCCGAAACCATTGTGATTTATCACAACGGCAACGTGACAAACGTGCATTCGGCTGAAGATTTCATCGATTCGAAACAAAGCCTTACCGAAAACCTGCGCCAGCAGGTAGCCAAAGCCTACGAGTAATGACGGAAAAATGATAAGAGCCTTTCAACACGACAAGCTGCTGGAATAGCTGCAAAAAAGGCTAATCCACAAAAAGAGACTCAGGAAAAGTGACATAAAAACAACTTCCGACACCAAACTCGGACTCAGCCCAAATCTTTCCGCCATAGTGCTCGACAATCTCCTTGCAGATCGGCAGCCCCAGCCCTGTGCCAAGCTTGGTTGAACTCAATGTGTCACCTTTTCTGGCGATAAAATACTTATCAAAAATCCTGCTCAGGTTTTCTTCCGTCATGCCGACACCTTGGTCACAGACTGAAACCTGTATACAGCCAAGCTCACGGGTAACCGTGACAGTTATATCTCCCGACTTCGTAAACTTGAACGAGTTGCTGATAAGATTGACGAAAACCTGTGTGATCAAATCCAGATCAACACGAAGTACAGGAAGCTTACGAGGGACATCAACCTTCAAGGAAACAGAAGAATTCTCAACAAACAGTCCCTCCACGGCCGTGACAGATGCCCCGACGATATCATCCAGCGAAACAGGCACATCGTCCCACGTCATCTGGCCGGACTCGATTCTGGCCAAATCCAGAACATTGTTGATCAACCGTGTCAGACGGCTGCACTCGCTGCATACGATGGAAAGATTCTTTTCCAACCGCTCACGCTTTCGCGCAGTTTGCGCCTGCTTTCCTTCTATCTCCCGAATCGCGTCGAGATCCTTCTGCATCAACTTGGTAAAACCGAAAATCGACGTCAACGGAGTACGCAATTCATGAGAAACCTGCGAGAGGAAGTCCGACTTCAACTGTTCTGATTCCTGCGCCTTCATTCTCCGTGAAATCTCGTTTTTCAAATCCTCATTCAGACTGATAAGCTTTTCCTGCTCCTGCTCCAACCTCACGGAATAATCTTTCAAATCCTGATTGGAAGCCTTGAGAGAACTGAATGCCTGCCGCTGAATGACAATCCCGATATAGACGAAAATACCGCCAAAAAAGAAGATCAGGCCAATAAACAGGTTACTGACGATATCTATTTGATTGATGAAAAGAAAAATAACACCAAGATAAGACAAAAAGAAAAAGACCATGAAGGTCATGTGGGTTCGGATCAGAAACGAAGTTCGCCGGGAACGCGCTTTGAGAGATTCACGGACTGTGAGCATCAATTGTCTGTGACTGAAGATATTCCGCAGCATCAAAAGAGCTCCTGCGAATATCAAAATGCACGCAACAACAGTACTCCAGTTCATCATTTCTCCCCTGAACGAAAAATCGTAACAGTAAACATTCAGCTATTATTATCCCTTATCCGTGGCATTTAGGTAGGTAATTGTCTAGTATATTGTGGACACATGAAAATCTGCACACAAATCGAATCGAGATTCCGAGGACACATAATTACACCGCAATAAAACTGTTTTTTCATCCCATCGTCACCGCAGTCGATAAAAAAAGGCATGCCGATTCGGCATGCCTTTTCTACTTGTATCCAATTCCGTTCTAATTTTTAAGAAACTCACGAAAAGCCAATGTGCAAGCGTAGATATCCGCCTTGCTGGCCAGCTCGAACGGAGAGTGCATGGACAGGACCGGCACACCCACGTCAATGACGTCCATGCCGTAGACCGCAAGGAACTTGGCGACAGTTCCGCCGCCGCCCACGTCCACCTTGCCGAGTTCCGACATGTGCCACGGAATGCCCGCATCATCGAAGATGCGGCGCAGCCAGCCGATGAAATCGGGATGGGCGTCGTTTGCCCCCACCTTGCCGCGATGGCCGGTGAACTTGTTGAAGCACGGACCGTAGCCCAGACGTGCCGCATTGAGCGGTTCGTACACGTCCTTATGGTCCGGATCCATGGCGGCGGACACGTCCGCCGACAGAGGCCGAGCCGTTCATGAAAATCTTTGACAGGCGCGCGCCCGGTTCCCATGCGTCGGCAAGCTCTTCCATGCAATATTCAAAGAACAGCGACTTCGCGCCTGTGGCACCGTCCGAACCGATTTCCTCCTTGTCCCAGAACAGCACGATCTGGGCGTACTCCGGTTCCGGCTCCTCAAGAAATGCCTCAAGAGCGCAGAAAACGCTGGACCGGTCGTCATGTCCGTAACCGCCGATCATGGATTCATCCAGACCGACAAAACGAGCGCGGCCGGCGGGCACAGCCTGAATCTCGGCGCTGAAGAAATCGGATTCATCGATTCCGTATTTCTTGTTCAGAAGCTCCAGCACCTTGATCTTGACCGGATCACTCGGCTTGTCGTCACCCTTTTTCGGTGCGGCTGCCGGAGATTGTCCGAGAATGATATTCAACTTTTCCGCATCAAAGGCGTCCGACACCTTCTTGACCACTTCCTTGTACGCAAGGTGCGGCAGCAGATCGGTAATGGTGAAAACCGGGTCCTTGGGATCTTCACCGATGCAGATGGTCACCTCTTCACCGGACTTCTTGACCACGGTTCCATGCAGGGCAAGCGGGATGGCAAGCCACTGGTATTTACGGATGCCGCCGTAGTAATGCGTCTTGCCGAGGCAGATGTCGGTGTCTTCATATAACGGACGCTGCTTGAGATCGAGACGCGGGCAGTCGGCGTGCGCTCCGACAAGACGAAACCCTTCGCTCAAGGGACGTTTGCCCTTGCGCGCCAAAAAGCATGTCTTGTTGCGGTTGAAACGATACGCCAGCGGCGCTTTCAGATCATCCACGAAACCGGCTTTGGTCACGCGCTCGCGCACGTAATCCATGACCAGCCGTTCGGTCTTGCAGTCAGACAGAAAATCCACATACCGTTTTGCCATGGAATGCATGGCCTTGAGGTCCTTTTTCGACGAGTACACATCCCACGCCGATTGCGGTTCGTATTCGAGATCGTGTTTCTTGCTCATTGCGAATCCTTATTTGCCGAAAGCAGTAAGGGCCTGTCGAAGCGCGACAGCCGCCATCCTGATTTCGGTTGAATTGAGAGTACGGGGATCAATCAGAAAAACATCATCCTCGATACGTGCCACCAACGGCGGATCGGTATCAAGGAGCGCATCCCGCAGATCATCCACGGAAATATCTTTCGGCGACACGGTCACCATGGTTCCGGGCAGGTCGTATTCGGGAAAAGCCCCGCCGCCCACACGGGAAAAACCTTTCTTCATGCCAACAGTTACCTTTTCACCCAGCTCGTCCTTGACGGCATCCACCAGACGCCGCGCCTTGCTCTTGAGCGATTCCTGCGAGGCCGTGACCATCTTGAGCGTCGGCACGGTGCGCCGCGCCACGTCCATGTCGAGGTACAACCGCAAGGTGGCCTCAAGCGCGGCCAGCGTCATCTTGTCGATACGCATGGCGCGGTTGACCGGATTCTTCTTGATGCGGTCAATGTATTCCTTCCGCCCGACGATAACGCCCGCCTGCGGCCCGCCAAGCACCTTGTCGCCGGAAAAAGACACCACGTCCGCGCCCTGTGCCACGACCTGCTGCACCGTGGGTTCACCGAGCAGCCCTTCGCCCGAAAGAGAATACAGCGTGCCGCTGCCAAGGTCTTCGATGACAGGCAGGTTGTACTTGTCGCCAAGCGCCCGCATTTCAGGCAGGGTCACTTCCTTGGTGAACCCGACCACACGGAAATTCGACGTATGCACCCGCATGAGCGCACCAGTGTCGTCATTGATGGCATTTTCATAGTCATGCACATGCGCCCGATTCGTGGCCCCGACTTCACGCAGGATGGCCCCGGATTTCGTCATCACGTCCGGGATACGGAACGAACCGCCGATCTCCACGAGCTGCCCGCGGGAAACAATCACTTCCTTATCCTTGGCAAGCGTCTCAAGCATGATGAATACGGCGGCGGCATTATTGTTGACCACGAGCGCGGCTTCGGCCCCGGTGATGTCGCAGAGAATCTGCTCAACGTGGCTGTACCGGCTGCCCCGCTTTCCCGTAGTGAGATCAAACTCGCAGTTGGAATAATGACCGCATGCCTCGACCACGGCTTCAATCGCGGGCTTGGCGAGCAATGACCGTCCAAGGTTGGTATGCACGACCACGCCGGTACCGTTCAGTACACGACGGAAATGGGGCCTCGACTGGGAACGGACATACGCCACGAGCCTCGGCATGAGATTGTCGAGGTGCAGTTGTTTCGGTTCGGTAATGGCCCCGGAGCGAATCTCTTCACGGCAGATATCAAGAAAAGCAGCCGCATGTTCCTTGATGAGCGGACGCGGCAATGCGGACAATTCGCTGTCGGAAGAAAGTCCGGCAAGGACCTGATCCATGGACGGCAGATGGCGATACAAAATACTCATAAATATCCTTTAATTCGGACTGAGAAATTCCGGATGAAGGAGATAGAACTCGGAAAGCAGATACAGGGAACCACACACGAGAATCGGCCCCTCGACATCTTCGCAGGCCTCCAGCGCCTGCTCCATGGACTCCGCGCTCCGGGCAGTTTCACCCAGCAGGCCCGCCAATGTTTCGGCATCGGATGCCCGCTCGTTTTCCATGGACGGGACCAGAATAGGCCCATCGGTCAGGCCTTGCACCAAAGGCAGCATCGCTGTGCAGTCCTTGTCCTTGAGGCAGGCGAAGACAACGGCTCCCGGCCGGATGTCCTCGGCATGCAACGCAGCGGACAGCGCCTCAAGCGCATGACTGTTATGCGCGCCGTCGAGAATGAATGCCTTGCCGCCGAGTTCAATCCACTGCATCCGACCCGGCAGAAAAGCGGTTTCCAGCCCGAACAGTTCGGCAACGTGTTCGCTCCGTATATCCTTTTCCACGGCATAGTACCGCCACCCGGCAAGAGCAAGGCGAGCGTTAGCCGACTGATGAATACCGGGCAGGCCAAGCAGGTCATCCTCAACGGGATCGGCCATGTCCACGGCATACATGAACCGCGCCCCCACGGCCTTGGCCCGGTCCTGCAACGGGATCAGGGCCTCTGTCACCTGCACGCCAGTGATGACGTGGCTGCCGCCATGGATGGCCCCGGCCTTGTCGCGGGCAATGTCCTTCAAGGTCGGACCGAGTATTTTCTCGTGGTCCATGCCGATGGGAGTAAACAGCGTCAGGCACGGCTTGAACACGTTGGTCGCGTCAAATTTCCCGCCCAGTCCGGCTTCCATGATCGCGACATCCACTTCCTGCCGCTCAAAGGCAAGCATGGCAAGGCATGTCTGGAATTCGAAATATGTCAGTTCGTCGCCCCCGGGCGTGGAGAGAATCTCATTGGCGAGTTCTACCCATAAAGCACGGGGCAACACGGTGCGGTTAACCTGAACACGCTCACGCGGCGAAAGGAAATGCGGCGAGGTGAACAGCCCGGTCTTGAGTCCATGTGCACGGGCAATGGAACCGAAGAACGTGGAAGTGGACCCCTTGCCGTTGGTGCCTACAACGTGAACCACCGGAATATCGGGCAGTCCGCGCGCTTTCCAAAAGGCTTCCATGCGCGAAAGGGTCAGGTCCATATGAAACAGGCCGAGCCTGTCCATATACTCTGCAAGTTGGTCATAATCGTTAAATTGCGTCACGCCCATCCTTGTATCAGGAACCGCTCTTTCGGAAAACCCCTTGTGTTCACCTGAGATTTAGCCACAAATCCCCTTGACCAATCGCCTCAACCTCTATTATCAGGTAGCCCGAGTGCGCCAGTAGCTCAGTTGGATAGAGCAATGGCCTTCTAAGCCATCGGCCGAGGGTTCGAATCCTTCCTGGCGCACCAAAAATTTTTAAAGCGGTTACAGTGAAGAGCTGTAACCGCTTTGATTTTGTGTGTAAAAAAAGTACACAGCACACAAACGTCCCGGATTTCAAAATATTCGGGATTGCTTCGCCGCTGAACGAAGCGACCTTCTTCTGCTTCCAAGACTCACTTCAAAGCCTGTCAAGCCGGATCGACCGACCAAAGCTGGTATTTCACCTGCTCTGGCCATGCATTTCACCGACATGCTCCCCGCATATGGCAATTCTCCCCCCAGTTACGCTTTCAGGAAAAAAAGAAGCTCTTGACGCTACCCCAGCATTATTGGATTCTTATAAGCTGAAAATTCTTTAATCCTGCCATAAAGCCAAACGGAGTGAAGTATGGAAACGTTACTTGATAAGCACTGGCACCATATGGAGGCAGCTGAAGTCGCACAATTGCTAGAGACGACACCGGAACGAGGACTCGACCAATTTGAATCAGAGCGACGCCTCAACTACTTCGGCAAGAACGTTATCACGGGAAAGAGAGCGAAAACGGGGCTTGAACGGTTTTTCCTGCAATTTCATCAACCGCTTGTTTATATCCTGATAGCCGCAGGTCTTGTGACAGCCTATCTGGGCGAATGGGTTGACTCTCTCGTCATTCTTGGCGTTGTCCTGGTTAATGCGATCGTGGGCTATATCCAGGAATCCAAAGCGGCCAAAGCGCTCGATTCCCTCTCTTCCAGCATGAGCACAGAGGCCACTATCATTCGCACAGGAAAGACCACGAAGGTCCCGACTTCCCAACTCGTCCCCGGCGATGTTGTTATTCTTCGCTCAGGCGACAAGGTCCCGGCAGACCTGCGGATTCTTTCATTCAAGGAATTGCGTATTGACGAATCAACACTCACAGGCGAGTCCCTGCCGGTCGATAAGAGTTCAAACACCCTGACCCCAGAGACGGTATTGGCCGAGCGCTACAATATGGCCTACGCGGGAACCCTGGTCAGCTTTGGGCAAGGCAAAGGCGTTATTGTGTCCACTGGAAACAAAACGGAAATCGGACGCATCTCCGGCTTGATCGACTCGGCCGACGAACTCGACACCCCGCTGACGCAAAAGATCACCCGTTTCAGCCACATGCTTTTGATAGCAATTATCGCGCTGGCTTCAGCCTCCTTTGTTCTCGGCCTTCTTCGAGATGAACCCATAAACGAGATATTCATGGCAGCCGTAGCACTTGCCGTAGGTGCGATCCCCGAAGGCCTCCCCGCTGCCGTGACAATCATCCTTGCGCTCGGAGTTTCCAGAATGGCTTCAAGAAAGGCCATCGTAAGAAAACTCCCTGCCGTGGAGACGCTGGG from uncultured Pseudodesulfovibrio sp. includes the following:
- the modB gene encoding molybdate ABC transporter permease subunit, translating into MDLIWLDFSNTAFTSPLLLTLKVAGLATLWALVLGVSAAYVLARWEFPGRDFLDAIFTLPMVMPPTVLGYYLLVFIGRRGILGSWLQEHCNITLMFTWQGAVIAATVVAFPLVFKSARAALEGVGAQYENAARTLGQGELAVFLRVSLPLAFRGVLSGGMLAFARAMGEFGATLMVAGNLPGRTQTLSLAVYSAVQAGNDALANTLVLVISIVCVLILMTTSKLLKPPC
- the modA gene encoding molybdate ABC transporter substrate-binding protein — translated: MKRATILTSIVFSCLLVAGAVTNALAQELIVSAAASLTDAFSDIEPAFEKAHPGVDIIMNFASSGALYRQIEQGAPADVYASANPKWMNKAIAKGFIENTDAHIFAHNSLVLTTPEDNPAGIKTLNDLTGSKVTSIGIGTPETVPAGQYAKGALTAKNLYKKLTPKMIFGESVRQVLDYLSRGEIDCGFVYRTDAVKAGKHVLIIEEIPLKKPVTYPIAVLKQSTTPDMAKAFVEFVRSEAGIALLEARGFTRP
- a CDS encoding ATP-binding cassette domain-containing protein, whose amino-acid sequence is MKFELDITKRMCSGGEEFLLRSQFSSTDRALVLFGPSGSGKTLTLRAIAGMLTPDEGYIRVNGDVVFDSSAGINIPTRHRKVGYLFQDYALFPHLTVQENIAFGLKPLFGRIGRKEFRRVEELIEIFGLGKVTGQKPIALSGGQQQRTALARALATSPKILLLDEPFSALDQPLRIRMRKELARILEAFDIPMIMVTHDSDEVESFAETIVIYHNGNVTNVHSAEDFIDSKQSLTENLRQQVAKAYE
- a CDS encoding HAMP domain-containing sensor histidine kinase; its protein translation is MLRNIFSHRQLMLTVRESLKARSRRTSFLIRTHMTFMVFFFLSYLGVIFLFINQIDIVSNLFIGLIFFFGGIFVYIGIVIQRQAFSSLKASNQDLKDYSVRLEQEQEKLISLNEDLKNEISRRMKAQESEQLKSDFLSQVSHELRTPLTSIFGFTKLMQKDLDAIREIEGKQAQTARKRERLEKNLSIVCSECSRLTRLINNVLDLARIESGQMTWDDVPVSLDDIVGASVTAVEGLFVENSSVSLKVDVPRKLPVLRVDLDLITQVFVNLISNSFKFTKSGDITVTVTRELGCIQVSVCDQGVGMTEENLSRIFDKYFIARKGDTLSSTKLGTGLGLPICKEIVEHYGGKIWAESEFGVGSCFYVTFPESLFVD
- the selA gene encoding L-seryl-tRNA(Sec) selenium transferase gives rise to the protein MSILYRHLPSMDQVLAGLSSDSELSALPRPLIKEHAAAFLDICREEIRSGAITEPKQLHLDNLMPRLVAYVRSQSRPHFRRVLNGTGVVVHTNLGRSLLAKPAIEAVVEACGHYSNCEFDLTTGKRGSRYSHVEQILCDITGAEAALVVNNNAAAVFIMLETLAKDKEVIVSRGQLVEIGGSFRIPDVMTKSGAILREVGATNRAHVHDYENAINDDTGALMRVHTSNFRVVGFTKEVTLPEMRALGDKYNLPVIEDLGSGTLYSLSGEGLLGEPTVQQVVAQGADVVSFSGDKVLGGPQAGVIVGRKEYIDRIKKNPVNRAMRIDKMTLAALEATLRLYLDMDVARRTVPTLKMVTASQESLKSKARRLVDAVKDELGEKVTVGMKKGFSRVGGGAFPEYDLPGTMVTVSPKDISVDDLRDALLDTDPPLVARIEDDVFLIDPRTLNSTEIRMAAVALRQALTAFGK
- a CDS encoding bifunctional folylpolyglutamate synthase/dihydrofolate synthase — protein: MTQFNDYDQLAEYMDRLGLFHMDLTLSRMEAFWKARGLPDIPVVHVVGTNGKGSTSTFFGSIARAHGLKTGLFTSPHFLSPRERVQVNRTVLPRALWVELANEILSTPGGDELTYFEFQTCLAMLAFERQEVDVAIMEAGLGGKFDATNVFKPCLTLFTPIGMDHEKILGPTLKDIARDKAGAIHGGSHVITGVQVTEALIPLQDRAKAVGARFMYAVDMADPVEDDLLGLPGIHQSANARLALAGWRYYAVEKDIRSEHVAELFGLETAFLPGRMQWIELGGKAFILDGAHNSHALEALSAALHAEDIRPGAVVFACLKDKDCTAMLPLVQGLTDGPILVPSMENERASDAETLAGLLGETARSAESMEQALEACEDVEGPILVCGSLYLLSEFYLLHPEFLSPN